The DNA region CTCGACGGCCGTCCGATCGAAGGCCTGGACGAAGACTCGTTGGCGGACCTCCGCCGCGATCGTCTCGGCTTCGTCTTCCAGAACTTCAACCTCGTGCCGGTGTTCACGGTCGCGGAGAACGTGGAGTTCCCGTTGATGCTCAAGGGCGTGCCCGCGAGCGCGAGGCGCCGACGGGCCCGGAGCCTGCTCGCTCGGGTGGGACTCGCCGCGCGGGCAGAGGCCCGGCCGGACCTGCTCTCGGGAGGCGAGCGCCAACGGGTCGCCATCGCTCGCGCGCTCGCGAACGAGCCCGACGTGGTCCTGGCGGACGAGCCCACGGCGAGCCTCGACACGCGGACGTCCGATGGGATCCTCCACCTCGTGGGGGAGCTCAACCGGGAGCGCGGCGTGGCCTTCGTCGTGGCGACGCACGATCCGAGGGTGGTGGCGAGGGCCGGCCGCGTCGTGACCCTCGAGGACGGAAGCGTCGTGGGGTCGGCATGACGCTCTGGCGCCTCGCCTTCCGCAACGTGGCGCGCAACCGGCGCAGGAGCCTGCTGACCGGAGGCGTGGTGGTCTTCGGTTTCG from Terriglobia bacterium includes:
- a CDS encoding ATP-binding cassette domain-containing protein, encoding LDGRPIEGLDEDSLADLRRDRLGFVFQNFNLVPVFTVAENVEFPLMLKGVPASARRRRARSLLARVGLAARAEARPDLLSGGERQRVAIARALANEPDVVLADEPTASLDTRTSDGILHLVGELNRERGVAFVVATHDPRVVARAGRVVTLEDGSVVGSA